In one Rutidosis leptorrhynchoides isolate AG116_Rl617_1_P2 chromosome 8, CSIRO_AGI_Rlap_v1, whole genome shotgun sequence genomic region, the following are encoded:
- the LOC139861594 gene encoding uncharacterized protein, giving the protein MEIFTSKNKVHDLVDEVFSWSLSKVLNRNLYKQKVAEIPMTFSSLTEYKMSFVYPLFEETHADLLSKILGVSHCPSVEIFELLKVKGIKSPKDFYYTIKLRRYQGSYEPQFGDLIALTDVKPKFVDDLNRPNKCYIIAIVQSVKTESSFYMIYVLSSKPLIEHGVEGVIKNMDVKHFAVHLTNLVTNIRISKAIQLELEGDKKMLQKLIQLDSSDEESCAECSIDKTSEWTFSKLVKEVKTFQLDSSQEAAVLSCIASRNCSHRNTIKLIWGPPGTGKTKTVSSLIYMLLKMNCRTLTCAPTNIAVLGVTKMVMSLMMDNMLHDTYGLGDILLFGNGERMKINDQNDLSDIFLNFRVRILADCLAPLSGWRGTSEFMICFLKDPGNQYLSYLTEKQKRRETAESDDQKNGNQKLLNGEVSKEPQKADKKSVEENIMIFEQFMLNRLRSNGHHLISIVKNLYTHMPTSFISADIAKQMIELVKCLKLFEELLAQTVDDNLEMQEALSKSDSLDDCRKSSIQILEYLQKTLCFPEFKEDNEIKSFCMTNACLIFCTASSSINLHTSITKPFKFLVIDEAAQLKECETLIPFNLEGLRHAILVGDESQLPAMVQSKISEEAGFGRSLFERLVLLGYKKHLLNVQYRMHPSIIRFPNREFYNNQILDGVNVKNSAYGKRFLQGNMYGSYSFINVTSAKEDFNKNQSSKNLIEVAVAAEIIASLYKEAVASKMKVSVGCISPYKAQVTAIQEKIGTKYSNYENYFSVNVRSVDGFQGSEEDVIIISTVRCNEKGSIGFLSNHQRTNVALTRARFCLWILGNGSTLLKSDSIWKKLVLDTQDRGCFHNVNEDENLVQASTAALVEFCQLDNLFSMDSLLFSEAKWKVKFSDTFMESIERYTDIEIRKEVVSLVGKLSRGWHKEGENKVQIEGTSMYLEDYDVTQNLRLIWTVDVVVEDSLCIQVLKMWDFMPSNKIQELAKILTDKVYGNYTVNMINRCKEKLVDGNVTLPVSWPMNSDTDDYSWILFKQFAALSLKSECETSSSNRPRFGNRSSNRYGNSRSRGRGSRW; this is encoded by the exons ATGGAGATATTTACTTCAAAAAACAAGGTTCATGACTTGGTTGATGAGGTGTTTTCCTGGTCTCTCAGCAAAGTTCTTAATCGAAATCTGTACAAGCAAAAG GTAGCGGAGATACCGATGACATTTTCATCACTAACCGAGTATAAAATGTCATTTGTATATCCACTTTTCGAGGAGACACATGCGGACTTGCTCTCAAAGATACTAGGAGTCAGCCATTGTCCTAGTGTCGAGATTTTTGAATTGCTTAAGGTTAAAGGCATTAAGTCTCCGAAAGATTTTTATTACACGATCAAGCTTCGTAGATATCAGGGTTCTTATGAACCTCAGTTTGGAGATCTCATTGCTTTAACAGATGTTAAGCCGAAATTTGTTGATGATCTCAACAGGCCAAATAAGTGTTACATCATTGCTATAGTGCAAAGCGTGAAGACCGAGAGTTCATTTTATATGATTTATGTATTATCATCGAAACCACTTATTGAACATGGAGTTGAAGGTGTTATTAAGAATATGGATGTAAAACACTTTGCCGTTCATCTTACAAACTTGGTGACAAACATTCGAATATCGAAAGCTATTCAACTTGAGTTGGAAGGAGACAAGAAGATGCTCCAAAAGTTGATACAACTTGATTCTTCT GATGAAGAAAGTTGTGCTGAATGCTCTATTGATAAAACTAGCGAATGGACTTTTTCGAAGTTGGTGAAAGAAGTTAAAACCTTTCAGCTTGATAGTTCACAAGAAGCTGCTGTTTTAAGCTGCATTGCTTCAAGGAATTGTTCTCATCGGAATACGATAAAGCTAATATGGGGCCCACCGGGGACTGGAAAGACCAAAACCGTTAGTTCGTTAATATATATGTTATTGAAGATGAATTGTAGAACTCTCACTTGTGCCCCTACGAATATTGCAGTTTTAGGAGTTACCAAAATGGTAATGAGCTTAATGATGGATAATATGTTACATGATACTTATGGTTTAGGAGATATACTTCTGTTTGGAAATGGGGAGCGAATGAAGATAAACGATCAAAATGACCTTTCCGATATATTCTTAAATTTCCGTGTTCGGATTCTTGCTGATTGTTTAGCCCCGCTTTCGGGATGGCGAGGTACAAGTGAGTTCATGATATGTTTCCTTAAGGATCCTGGGAAtcaatatctttcgtacttaacgGAAAAACAGAAACGTCGTGAAACAGCAGAAAGTGATGATCAAAAAAATGGTAACCAAAAACTGTTGAATGGTGAGGTTTCAAAAGAGCCGCAAAAAGCAGACAAAAAGAGTGTTGAAGAAAATATCATGATTTTTGAGCAGTTTATGTTGAATCGTCTTCGTTCAAATGGACATCATCTTATATCCATTGTTAAAAACTTGTACACACATATGCCGACATCTTTCATTTCAGCAGACATTGCTAAACAAATGATTGAACTCGTCAAATGTCTTAAACTTTTTGAAGAATTACTTGCGCAAACCGTTGATGATAATCTAGAGATGCAAGAAGCGTTGAGTAAATCTGACAGTTTAGATGATTGTAGAAAGTCAAGTATTCAAATACTTGAATATCTTCAAAAGACACTGTGTTTTCCCGAGTTCAAGGAAGATAACGAAATTAAGTCCTTTTGTATGACGAATGCTTGTTTAATATTCTGCACAGCATCAAGCTCCATTAACTTGCATACGAGCATAACTAAACCATTTAAATTTCTTGTGATCGATGAGGCTGCGCAGCTAAAAGAATGTGAAACTTTAATACCTTTTAATCTTGAAGGTCTTCGACATGCGATCCTTGTGGGTGATGAAAGTCAACTTCCCGCCATGGTGCAAAGCAAA ATTAGTGAGGAGGCTGGATTTGGGAGGAGCTTATTTGAGAGGCTTGTATTATTAGGGTATAAAAAGCATCTTCTTAATGTCCAATATAGAATGCATCCATCGATAATCCGGTTCCCAAACAGggaattttataacaaccaaatcttgGATGGTGTGAATGTCAAGAACAGCGCTTATGGAAAGCGTTTTCTTCAAGGAAATATGTACGGATCGTACTCTTTTATTAATGTAACATCTGCCAAGGAGGATTTTAATAAGAATCAGAGCTCGAAAAACCTCATCGAAGTGGCTGTTGCAGCTGAAATAATTGCTAGTCTCTATAAAG AAGCTGTTGCAAGCAAAATGAAGGTGAGTGTCGGTTGCATATCACCTTACAAAGCTCAGGTAACGGCAATACAGGAAAAGATTGGCACTAAATACTCGAATTACGAAAATTACTTCTCTGTAAACGTTCGTTCGGTTGATGGCTTTCAAGGGAGTGAGGAAGATGTAATTATTATATCTACCGTAAGATGTAATGAGAAAGGGTCGATTGGTTTTCTTTCAAATCATCAAAGAACAAATGTGGCGTTAACTCGAGCAAG ATTTTGCTTGTGGATTTTGGGGAATGGTTCAACTTTGTTAAAAAGTGACTCTATTTGGAAGAAATTAGTTCTTGATACCCAGGATCGTGGCTGTTTCCACAACGTAAATGAAGACGAGAACTTGGTTCAAGCTTCCACGGCTGCTTTGGTGGAATTTTGCCAACTTGATAACTTATTCAGCATGGATTCTTTACTCTTTAGTGAAGCCAAATGGAAG GTGAAATTTAGTGACACCTTCATGGAGAGCATTGAAAGATACACTGACATTGAAATTCGTAAGGAAGTGGTTAGTCTTGTGGGTAAGCTTTCACGTGGTTGGCATAAAGAAGGAGAAAATAAAGTGCAAATAGAAGGAACATCTATGTACCTGGAGGATTACGATGTTACGCAGAACTTGCGATTGATTTGGACGGTTGATGTTGTGGTAGAAGATTCACTTTGCATCCAGGTGCTAAAGATGTGGGATTTTATGCCTTCCAATAAGATTCAAGAACTTGCAAAGATATTAACTGACAAGGTGTATGGTAATTATACCGTAAATATGATAAATCGCTGCAAGGAAAAACTAGTTGATGG GAATGTAACACTCCCAGTTTCTTGGCCCATGAATTCAGACACTGATGATTACAGTTGGATCTTGTTTAAGCAATTTGCTGCATTGAGTTTGAAGAGCGAGTGTGAAACATCGTCATCAAATCGGCC GAGGTTTGGTAATAGGAGTTCCAACAGGTATGGTAATTCAAGATCTCGTGGAAGAGGGAGTAGGTGGTAA
- the LOC139861271 gene encoding ras-related protein RHN1 — MATIGHNNLNAKLVLLGDMGAGKSSLVLRFVKGQFLEFQESTIGAAFFSQTLAVNDATVKFEIWDTAGQERYHSLAPMYYRGAAAAIIVYDITSSDSFAKAKKWVQELQKQGNPNMVMALAGNKADLEEKRKVTAEEARVYAEENGLFFMETSAKTAANVNDVFHEIAKRLPRAQPAQNPAGMVLVDRPTQGARAAASCCS; from the exons ATGGCGACAATCGGACACAATAATCTCAACGCAAAATTG GTTTTGCTTGGAGATATGGGAGCTGGTAAATCAAGTCTCGTGTTACGTTTCGTCAAAGGCCAATTTCTAGAATTTcag GAATCGACGATCGGAGCGGCATTCTTTTCACAAACCCTAGCAGTGAATGATGCTACAGTGAAATTTGAGATCTGGGATACTGCTGGTCAGGAAAGGTATCATAGTTTGGCTCCTATGTATTACAGAGGTGCTGCTGCTGCTATTATTGTCTATGATATCACCAGCTCG GATTCATTTGCTAAGGCTAAAAAGTGGGTCCAAGAACTTCAAAAGCAAG GGAATCCTAACATGGTTATGGCACTTGCTGGGAATAAAGCTGATCTGGAAGAAAAGAGAAAAGTGACAGCAGAG GAGGCACGTGTATATGCAGAGGAGAATGGTCTTTTCTTCATGGAGACATCTGCCAAAACTGCTGCTAATGTTAATGATGTATTTCATGAAATAG CCAAGAGACTGCCTAGAGCTCAGCCTGCCCAAAATCCAGCTGGTATGGTTCTTGTTGACAGACCTACTCAAGGAGCTCGTGCTGCTGCATCATGCTGTTCATAA